A stretch of Gemmatimonas aurantiaca T-27 DNA encodes these proteins:
- a CDS encoding PEP-CTERM sorting domain-containing protein, translating into MSRFTEGTTPVRTLGRAFRYGIATLASALLATSASSQQSMPLSACTVGPLRNCATIDFSTQSVVDGTMLQIAINNMGSLTQPLMGTSIYNLVFATGATTLATPLDLMLSPTAQGSATITDNSPWSLFFGGDVLFLSALNDHGVGNCVPAGSSAGFGQAGNTCGGNDAFVFSFLSPIGLDLSTFSLLNMEVVGLGSAPFAESCGDPDMPCGSVPTSTVPEPATLVLVGAGLIGVMIRRGRIRS; encoded by the coding sequence ATGTCCCGGTTCACGGAAGGTACGACGCCGGTACGGACACTCGGGCGCGCGTTCAGGTACGGTATTGCCACCTTGGCCTCGGCGCTGCTCGCGACGTCGGCCTCATCGCAGCAGTCCATGCCCCTGTCGGCCTGTACTGTGGGACCGCTCCGGAACTGCGCCACGATCGATTTCAGTACTCAAAGCGTCGTGGACGGCACGATGCTCCAGATCGCCATCAACAACATGGGGTCGCTTACCCAGCCGCTGATGGGCACGAGCATCTACAACCTCGTCTTCGCCACCGGGGCAACGACGCTGGCCACGCCACTCGATCTGATGCTGTCGCCAACGGCCCAGGGATCGGCGACGATCACCGACAATTCTCCCTGGAGTCTGTTCTTCGGAGGCGATGTCCTGTTCCTGAGTGCACTCAATGATCACGGCGTCGGGAACTGCGTTCCGGCTGGCAGCAGCGCGGGGTTTGGACAGGCCGGCAACACCTGCGGCGGCAATGACGCATTTGTGTTCTCCTTCCTCTCACCGATTGGGCTGGATCTCTCGACGTTCTCACTGCTCAACATGGAAGTCGTCGGGCTCGGGAGCGCCCCATTCGCCGAGAGTTGTGGTGATCCCGACATGCCGTGTGGGTCGGTGCCCACATCGACGGTACCGGAGCCGGCGACGCTGGTGCTTGTTGGCGCGGGGCTGATCGGCGTGATGATCCGTCGTGGGAGGATCCGCTCATGA
- a CDS encoding Ig-like domain-containing protein yields MLLIPTIRAAEFMTAPGVRVRVRALYAHTHYSSGNCHWHGAACTRETQHPSEYLFRRIGYPAGHQLVTVAANVSLRRRGTMSESVASIPLVRTRSIRLTVTSAVLLLLQASCGGREAQPSAPPDPVPTNPIPAIIRVAPDSSRLSSLGDTIVLRATVSDASGREMNNVVPTWHSTTTAVASVSGSGVVTALANGVATIDVAVGTLRASARVVVGQRPATLRVAADSMRLHALRDTVTLHATASDANGHVIANATTTWISLAPEIASITPGGLVTALANGDAVFRVNAGSTLSAEVRLRVAQRGTRLAVLSQPLGAMAGVAFRAQPIVQLVDRNGYPVRGSDSVRIAASLVLVDGARTAVLVGSTAQSMAEGLARFANLRVDGAVGTYRLRFTSTGLIETLTEAFLLEPGAPESLTPAKPVSALMIAGTTIDTVMVLVTDRFGNAVSGSPVRWRVTTGNGSVRPLTDVTDINGHARATWTVGVELDVQNQLEASLGPSESALRAQFATRTDAPMAPLRFRDDTDWVSPTRHATIRVIDARGLVVPPRLVTYRVDNYSGGNPPAAFSVDSNGVVSFTSIGDRRTWSFRIRAQTALAPVRGLMLLVAHSVPADRVIVATEHWRLVLPRKWIADLDATVPDWRTAFDVGWLGQKELMGMTLEEANNAAIPNNPLLPQSSGTDDEVVCGLSSLPLTFGAPCFAFPNGAYGNHPRWFIIFHELGHQSTLAQQGRAVFYNARGSTFLESDASLLSLWSSYRMMNSSRLSASARTSVAGTFHEDTARFSVALRRWGESTQAWTDHNEPNGFNADMLNGIHAQLIRDYGWDWVPRYARTFRNDPFVCATLRGNANCFAVPDNSTPTQRATFAAAALSAAVRADLRPRLLSWRFPIDAALFQTLRSHLETAVDRGW; encoded by the coding sequence ATGCTGTTGATTCCAACCATCCGTGCAGCAGAATTCATGACAGCTCCCGGCGTTCGCGTGAGGGTGCGGGCGCTATACGCGCACACTCACTATTCATCAGGGAATTGTCATTGGCATGGTGCAGCGTGCACTAGGGAAACTCAGCACCCTTCAGAGTATCTATTCCGCCGGATAGGCTACCCGGCCGGTCATCAGCTGGTAACTGTCGCTGCGAACGTCTCTCTTCGTCGAAGAGGAACCATGTCAGAGTCTGTTGCATCAATTCCACTGGTTCGCACTCGCTCGATCCGCCTTACGGTGACCAGCGCGGTCCTCCTCCTACTTCAGGCATCGTGCGGAGGCCGCGAAGCACAGCCATCCGCGCCGCCGGACCCGGTTCCGACGAATCCGATCCCGGCAATCATTCGTGTAGCTCCCGATTCGTCCAGGCTTTCGTCGCTTGGAGACACGATCGTGTTGCGCGCAACGGTGAGCGACGCGAGTGGCAGGGAAATGAACAATGTGGTGCCAACCTGGCATTCAACTACCACTGCTGTCGCCAGTGTATCAGGGAGTGGTGTCGTCACGGCGCTCGCCAACGGCGTAGCGACGATCGACGTCGCGGTCGGCACGCTCAGGGCGTCGGCTCGTGTGGTCGTCGGTCAACGCCCCGCGACGCTGCGCGTAGCCGCAGACTCGATGCGCTTACACGCCCTTCGCGATACCGTCACGCTGCACGCGACCGCAAGCGATGCAAACGGCCATGTGATTGCCAACGCGACCACGACGTGGATTTCCCTCGCACCCGAGATCGCCAGTATTACTCCCGGCGGGCTCGTCACCGCGCTCGCAAATGGTGACGCAGTATTCCGGGTGAACGCTGGAAGCACGCTCTCAGCAGAGGTGCGTCTGCGAGTCGCCCAGCGTGGGACGCGCCTCGCCGTGTTGTCTCAGCCTCTGGGCGCCATGGCTGGCGTCGCGTTCAGAGCGCAACCGATCGTGCAACTCGTCGACCGCAACGGATACCCTGTACGTGGGAGCGACTCCGTGCGCATCGCGGCGTCGCTCGTTTTGGTGGATGGGGCACGTACCGCCGTATTGGTCGGCAGTACAGCACAAAGCATGGCGGAGGGGCTCGCGCGCTTCGCCAATCTGCGGGTGGATGGCGCCGTCGGCACCTATCGCCTGCGCTTCACATCCACCGGCCTCATCGAGACGCTCACCGAAGCGTTTTTACTCGAACCAGGGGCGCCAGAGTCGCTCACACCGGCGAAGCCAGTGAGCGCTCTGATGATTGCGGGGACGACGATCGATACGGTGATGGTGTTGGTGACGGATCGATTCGGCAATGCCGTCTCGGGTTCCCCGGTACGTTGGCGGGTCACCACGGGCAACGGTTCCGTCCGACCCTTGACTGACGTCACCGATATCAACGGTCACGCTCGGGCTACGTGGACGGTTGGAGTGGAACTGGATGTCCAGAATCAGCTCGAGGCATCGCTGGGACCTTCGGAGTCTGCACTTCGGGCGCAGTTTGCGACCCGAACGGATGCTCCAATGGCTCCGCTCCGCTTCCGGGATGACACTGACTGGGTGTCTCCGACACGTCATGCGACGATCAGGGTGATCGACGCGAGAGGCCTGGTGGTTCCGCCGCGCCTCGTGACGTATCGCGTCGACAACTACAGCGGTGGCAATCCACCGGCCGCTTTCTCTGTGGACTCCAACGGCGTCGTGTCATTCACCAGTATCGGCGACAGGCGGACATGGTCCTTCCGGATCCGGGCCCAGACAGCGCTCGCCCCGGTTCGAGGACTGATGCTCCTTGTCGCCCACAGTGTGCCGGCTGATCGTGTGATCGTGGCAACCGAGCACTGGCGTCTTGTCCTGCCGCGCAAGTGGATTGCCGACCTTGACGCAACCGTTCCGGACTGGCGCACTGCGTTCGATGTCGGGTGGCTGGGCCAAAAGGAGCTCATGGGAATGACTCTCGAGGAAGCCAACAATGCGGCGATACCCAACAATCCGCTGCTGCCGCAATCAAGTGGGACGGACGATGAGGTGGTCTGTGGTCTTTCATCTCTACCTCTCACATTCGGCGCGCCCTGCTTTGCCTTCCCGAATGGCGCGTATGGCAACCATCCGCGCTGGTTCATCATCTTCCATGAGCTTGGACACCAGAGTACGCTGGCGCAGCAGGGGCGTGCCGTCTTCTATAACGCCCGGGGATCGACCTTTCTGGAAAGCGACGCATCGCTGTTGTCGCTGTGGTCATCGTACCGCATGATGAATTCCAGTCGCCTGAGTGCCTCTGCCCGCACGAGCGTGGCGGGCACATTCCATGAGGATACTGCCAGGTTCAGTGTGGCTCTGCGACGCTGGGGAGAGTCCACTCAGGCGTGGACGGACCATAACGAGCCCAATGGCTTCAATGCCGACATGCTCAATGGTATTCATGCCCAGTTGATCCGCGACTACGGCTGGGACTGGGTTCCACGGTATGCACGCACCTTCCGAAACGATCCGTTCGTCTGTGCCACGCTCCGAGGTAACGCGAACTGCTTCGCCGTGCCCGACAACTCGACTCCCACTCAACGGGCCACCTTTGCGGCGGCGGCATTGAGCGCTGCCGTTCGGGCCGACCTGCGCCCGCGCTTGCTGTCGTGGCGGTTTCCCATCGATGCCGCACTCTTCCAGACCCTGCGGAGCCATCTCGAAACGGCGGTCGATCGAGGTTGGTAG
- a CDS encoding SRPBCC family protein, which produces MTAAAASNEIRLTRVYDAPVAAVWDAWTDLAQVAQWWGPRGFTITTKSKDLRAGGHWDYIMHGPDGKDWPNYARYHEVVPRERLVYDHGASSADAKPLFHVVAQFRDLGGKTQFDMCMTLATAEEAQKTRGFIKAAGGNSTWDRLAEYLEKDDQGRELFVINRSFDAPIASVFDMWTTPAHLAQWLPPTGMTMAFRRVDIRTGGDAFWSMSSGDFTMYGRFEYLDVQRPDRIVYSQYFADEHENITRQPGAPTWPEKMVTTVTFTEEGAGQTRVQVRSEVLGVVTAEEIAAFVAERSGMTQGWTGSFDKLEELLPSVAAHS; this is translated from the coding sequence ATGACCGCAGCGGCAGCCAGCAACGAGATTCGCCTCACCCGCGTGTACGACGCGCCCGTCGCGGCGGTGTGGGATGCCTGGACCGACCTGGCCCAGGTGGCCCAGTGGTGGGGACCGCGAGGCTTCACCATCACCACCAAGTCCAAGGACCTGCGCGCCGGCGGGCACTGGGACTACATCATGCACGGCCCCGATGGCAAAGACTGGCCGAACTACGCGCGCTACCACGAAGTCGTGCCGCGTGAGCGTCTTGTGTACGATCACGGCGCATCATCGGCCGACGCGAAGCCGCTGTTTCATGTGGTCGCACAATTCCGCGACCTGGGTGGCAAGACGCAGTTCGACATGTGCATGACACTCGCCACGGCCGAAGAGGCGCAGAAGACACGCGGCTTCATCAAGGCTGCCGGTGGCAACTCCACCTGGGATCGCCTGGCCGAGTATCTGGAGAAAGACGATCAGGGCCGCGAACTGTTTGTCATCAACCGCAGCTTCGATGCGCCCATCGCCTCGGTGTTCGACATGTGGACCACACCCGCGCATCTCGCGCAGTGGCTGCCGCCCACTGGCATGACGATGGCCTTCCGTCGCGTGGACATCCGCACGGGTGGTGATGCGTTCTGGTCGATGTCGAGCGGCGACTTCACCATGTACGGCCGTTTCGAGTATCTCGACGTGCAGCGTCCCGATCGCATTGTGTACTCGCAGTACTTCGCCGATGAACACGAGAACATCACGCGTCAGCCGGGCGCGCCCACGTGGCCGGAGAAGATGGTGACCACAGTGACGTTCACGGAAGAAGGCGCAGGGCAGACGCGGGTGCAGGTGCGCAGTGAAGTGCTTGGCGTTGTCACAGCGGAAGAGATCGCGGCCTTTGTCGCGGAACGCTCCGGCATGACGCAGGGCTGGACGGGGTCGTTCGACAAGCTCGAGGAACTGTTGCCGAGCGTCGCAGCGCACTCCTGA
- a CDS encoding ArsR/SmtB family transcription factor, producing MQDPLSQTFSALADPTRRAILARLREGEASVTELAEPFLSQMTLPGVTKHLKVLEKAGLVTKGRDAQWRPCRLNPEPLKDINEWMEAYRAHMEDSLDRLGEYLKTVTQNAPTTPSENHEP from the coding sequence ATGCAAGATCCGCTCAGTCAAACCTTCTCCGCACTGGCAGACCCTACGAGGCGGGCGATCCTTGCCCGGCTCCGGGAAGGGGAAGCCAGTGTCACCGAACTCGCTGAGCCGTTCCTGTCGCAGATGACGCTCCCCGGCGTCACCAAACACCTCAAGGTGCTCGAAAAGGCCGGTCTCGTGACTAAGGGCCGCGATGCGCAGTGGCGACCGTGCCGGCTCAATCCGGAACCGCTCAAGGACATCAACGAGTGGATGGAGGCCTACCGGGCCCACATGGAAGACAGCCTCGATCGACTTGGCGAGTACCTCAAGACCGTCACCCAGAACGCTCCCACCACCCCGTCCGAGAACCACGAACCATGA
- a CDS encoding GNAT family N-acetyltransferase encodes MEIVPFSPAYAPAFTALNRAWIERLFTIEPADLKVLNDPQTAIIDQGGQIFFAVERGVAAGTAAAVHVGNGRYELAKMAVDPAHQGAGLGFLLGQAVVEWVRAQEQAQSLFLVTNSSLQGAIRLYERLGFHHAPMPPGSEYARADVYMELTEL; translated from the coding sequence ATGGAAATTGTCCCGTTCTCTCCTGCCTACGCGCCCGCCTTCACCGCGCTCAACCGTGCGTGGATCGAGCGGCTGTTCACTATCGAGCCAGCCGACCTCAAGGTTCTGAATGATCCGCAAACGGCCATCATCGACCAAGGCGGACAGATCTTCTTCGCGGTCGAGCGCGGTGTGGCCGCTGGTACCGCAGCGGCCGTCCATGTCGGCAATGGTCGCTACGAACTGGCCAAGATGGCCGTCGACCCAGCGCACCAGGGTGCCGGGCTTGGCTTCCTGCTCGGACAGGCGGTGGTCGAGTGGGTGCGCGCACAAGAACAGGCGCAGTCGCTGTTTCTCGTGACCAACAGCTCGCTGCAGGGCGCCATTCGGCTGTACGAACGGCTCGGTTTTCATCATGCCCCGATGCCGCCGGGATCTGAATACGCGCGAGCCGATGTGTACATGGAGCTCACCGAGCTCTGA
- a CDS encoding CocE/NonD family hydrolase: MNPFVPAARRIPPAVIHCVAGMMLCIAATRSVDAQPLRLAPAAEREPALLDTEVRRLAIALLAQPDGLSDAARSLRQLTDRAYLQLAANDSTGALASLRTIAARSDAPRAADNPALVLLTARAEAGMAAPTFERALRQRLTALSDRDAFEVGWYLETPFFVFERNLASAVSRATTRDSLSNADAITLVRSHVMQRALQALESSLPEVLAAENTRRYLTDTAVLVRTREGITLSAVVVRPRRTTTRQPTAFNFTIYTNSRQHLETARRAASHGYVGVVADARGKRLSRDTIRPYEAEANDTHAVLDWIAAQPWSDGRIGMYGASYEGFTAWAATKRKHPALRTIVVSAAAIPGQGVPMENNVFLTANYAWPFYVSNNRELDNDTYFDRNRWNQLAERWYESGRPFRDIDQVDGTPNPLLQRWLTHPTFDSYWQRMVPYGADFARIDIPVLSITGYFDDGQISALHYVREHMRYRPDAAHYLVIGPYDHGGAGAARKSAEVRGHVLDSVAQFNTTTLTFAWLDHVLRGAPRPALLADKVNHQVMGANVWRHAPSLAALAERPLRLYPTAARDGAHFTLDTARKDHPGIVRIANMADRTTQHVGYYPVNVLGPVPEFGDALTFVSAPFSAPTEVSGAISGSLEVITNTRDFDFNVVLYELLPDGRVFHLSYYLGRASHVRDLAQRKLLVPGQQTTLPFTRSRMTSRRMQAGSRLLLVIDVNKDAGHQVNHGTGGDVSAERASDAVTPMSLRLMPGSFVDVPVRRP; encoded by the coding sequence ATGAATCCCTTCGTTCCAGCCGCTCGGCGCATCCCGCCAGCCGTCATCCACTGTGTGGCTGGCATGATGTTGTGTATCGCGGCTACACGGAGCGTTGATGCACAACCTCTGCGCCTGGCGCCAGCGGCGGAACGTGAGCCGGCCCTGCTTGATACCGAAGTCCGTCGTCTGGCGATCGCCTTGCTTGCCCAGCCTGATGGCCTCTCCGACGCGGCGCGCTCACTACGCCAGCTAACCGATCGTGCCTATCTGCAGTTGGCCGCCAATGATTCCACGGGTGCTTTGGCCTCGCTGCGTACCATCGCTGCGCGATCGGACGCACCACGCGCGGCGGACAATCCTGCGCTGGTGCTGCTGACCGCGCGCGCCGAAGCCGGCATGGCCGCACCGACCTTCGAGCGCGCGCTCCGGCAGCGGCTGACGGCATTGAGTGATCGGGACGCGTTCGAGGTGGGCTGGTACCTCGAAACACCATTCTTCGTGTTCGAGCGCAATCTTGCCAGCGCCGTCTCCCGCGCCACCACACGCGATTCCCTGTCCAACGCCGACGCCATCACGCTGGTGCGTAGCCACGTGATGCAACGCGCGCTGCAGGCGCTGGAATCGTCCTTGCCCGAGGTACTCGCGGCGGAGAACACGCGTCGCTACCTGACCGATACCGCCGTGCTGGTGCGCACACGCGAAGGGATCACCTTGTCGGCTGTAGTGGTGCGACCACGCCGTACCACGACGCGGCAACCCACGGCGTTCAACTTCACCATTTACACCAATAGCAGGCAGCATCTCGAAACGGCGCGGCGCGCGGCATCGCACGGATATGTGGGTGTGGTGGCCGACGCGCGCGGGAAGCGACTCAGTCGCGACACCATTCGTCCGTACGAAGCAGAGGCGAATGACACCCATGCGGTGCTCGACTGGATTGCCGCACAGCCGTGGAGCGATGGGCGAATCGGCATGTACGGCGCCAGCTACGAGGGGTTCACGGCGTGGGCGGCCACCAAACGGAAACATCCGGCGTTGCGCACCATTGTCGTCTCGGCGGCCGCCATTCCTGGTCAGGGCGTGCCGATGGAGAACAATGTGTTTCTCACGGCGAACTATGCCTGGCCGTTTTATGTGAGCAACAATCGCGAGCTCGACAACGACACGTACTTCGATCGCAATCGGTGGAATCAACTGGCCGAACGTTGGTACGAGAGTGGAAGGCCATTCCGTGACATCGATCAGGTGGATGGAACCCCCAACCCCCTTCTGCAACGTTGGCTGACGCATCCCACATTCGACAGCTACTGGCAGCGTATGGTGCCCTATGGGGCAGACTTTGCCAGGATCGACATCCCTGTGCTGTCCATCACCGGCTATTTCGACGATGGCCAGATCTCCGCGTTGCACTATGTGCGTGAGCACATGCGGTACCGGCCCGATGCGGCGCACTATCTGGTGATTGGCCCATACGATCACGGCGGTGCAGGCGCGGCACGCAAGTCCGCGGAAGTCAGGGGCCATGTGCTCGATTCTGTGGCGCAGTTCAACACCACGACGCTGACCTTTGCCTGGCTCGATCACGTCTTGCGTGGTGCCCCCAGGCCAGCGCTGCTGGCGGACAAGGTCAATCACCAGGTCATGGGCGCCAATGTGTGGCGTCATGCACCGTCGCTGGCGGCGCTCGCTGAACGACCACTCCGCCTGTATCCAACCGCAGCGCGTGATGGTGCACATTTCACACTCGACACGGCGCGGAAGGATCATCCGGGCATCGTGCGCATCGCCAACATGGCCGATCGCACCACGCAGCATGTCGGCTACTATCCCGTGAACGTACTCGGCCCGGTGCCGGAGTTCGGTGATGCACTCACGTTTGTCAGTGCACCGTTTTCAGCACCCACCGAGGTGAGTGGTGCCATTTCGGGATCACTCGAGGTGATCACCAATACCCGCGACTTCGATTTCAATGTGGTGCTATACGAATTGCTACCCGACGGACGGGTGTTTCATCTGTCGTATTATCTCGGACGGGCCAGTCATGTGCGGGATCTTGCCCAGCGGAAACTGCTGGTACCGGGCCAGCAAACCACGCTGCCGTTCACACGGTCGCGCATGACCAGCCGACGTATGCAGGCGGGGAGTCGGCTGTTGCTCGTGATCGATGTGAACAAGGACGCCGGGCATCAGGTGAATCATGGCACCGGCGGCGATGTGAGCGCCGAGCGTGCGTCGGACGCCGTGACTCCAATGAGCCTGCGGTTGATGCCGGGCAGTTTTGTGGATGTGCCCGTCCGGCGGCCATGA
- a CDS encoding cytochrome c-type biogenesis protein CcmH, protein MNQPIVTSVEGATTPPVARAIITSAMSPFCPGLTLETCPSPSADSLRQVIIARVQRGDGRASIEADLERDFGSAIRSTPKAEGFGLIGWAAPGLFLLIGAVWMTRWLRRQTIAR, encoded by the coding sequence ATGAATCAACCCATCGTCACATCGGTTGAAGGCGCGACCACACCACCGGTCGCGCGTGCGATCATCACATCGGCAATGAGTCCGTTCTGCCCGGGGCTCACATTGGAAACCTGTCCGAGCCCTTCGGCGGACAGCTTGCGGCAGGTCATCATCGCGCGGGTGCAGCGAGGTGACGGTCGGGCGAGCATCGAAGCCGACCTCGAACGGGACTTTGGCAGCGCCATTCGCTCCACACCCAAGGCCGAGGGCTTTGGTCTGATCGGATGGGCGGCGCCTGGTCTGTTCCTGCTCATTGGCGCGGTGTGGATGACCCGCTGGCTGCGCCGTCAGACGATCGCGCGGTAG
- a CDS encoding c-type cytochrome, which yields MSSLMNVFAIVALILLVACAGEKAANTPADTTTASATTTAGPDGEALYGRCIACHQSTGAGLVGAFPPLAGSEWVTGPVSRPIAIVLHGVQGALTVAGTTYHGAMMPYGTNIPMNDAEVAAVLTYVRTHFGNTASPVTAEQVTQVRAATSSRTTPLTQRDLEALR from the coding sequence ATGTCCTCCCTCATGAACGTCTTCGCCATCGTGGCGCTGATTCTGTTGGTCGCATGTGCCGGCGAGAAAGCTGCCAACACACCAGCAGATACGACCACGGCCAGTGCCACCACCACCGCCGGCCCCGATGGCGAAGCACTGTATGGCCGCTGCATCGCCTGTCATCAGAGCACCGGCGCCGGCCTGGTCGGCGCGTTCCCGCCATTGGCCGGTTCGGAATGGGTCACCGGCCCTGTCTCGCGTCCCATCGCCATCGTACTGCACGGCGTGCAGGGTGCGCTCACGGTGGCCGGCACCACGTACCACGGTGCCATGATGCCCTATGGCACCAACATTCCGATGAACGACGCCGAGGTGGCGGCCGTGCTCACGTACGTGCGAACGCACTTCGGCAATACGGCGTCGCCGGTGACGGCCGAACAGGTGACACAGGTGCGAGCCGCCACGAGCTCGCGCACCACACCACTGACACAACGGGATCTGGAGGCACTGCGGTGA
- a CDS encoding SCO family protein: protein MSATRAVILSVLWLTLMACGDSAGDTTPPANVFAGAPIAEPLSKPAFALAATDGAVFDFRRDTDGKLTLLLFGYTHCPDICPVHMANLAAVMQSMSATERKQVRVVFVSVDPGRDSSAIIRHWLDQFATDFIGLRGTEDEVGRIQMSLGLPPSTVTVDPVSRQTDVGHATQVIAFTPDNLAHVMYPFGTRQTTWARDMPRLLTYRAGTPTPVVMDTIVAGDLRITGGAITSAIEGREHAAYLTIDHRGHTDDVLLAVGVVDVASGTLHQTVTDARQRQHMTSIDSLVIPAGTPTTLSNGVLHGMLPSHERLRQIGQTVPLQLTFRRTGVVTIPARVTPAGMIPDEHAAHSHQH, encoded by the coding sequence GTGAGTGCCACACGTGCCGTGATCCTGAGCGTTCTGTGGCTGACGCTGATGGCGTGTGGTGATTCCGCCGGCGACACCACACCACCAGCCAATGTCTTTGCTGGTGCTCCAATAGCCGAACCACTGAGCAAACCCGCGTTTGCGCTGGCCGCCACCGATGGCGCGGTGTTCGACTTTCGACGAGACACCGACGGCAAGCTGACGTTGCTACTGTTCGGCTACACACACTGCCCCGACATATGCCCCGTGCATATGGCCAACCTGGCCGCCGTCATGCAGTCGATGAGTGCGACCGAGCGGAAGCAGGTACGAGTGGTCTTTGTGTCGGTCGATCCCGGGCGCGACTCGAGCGCCATCATCCGGCACTGGCTCGATCAGTTTGCCACCGACTTCATCGGACTGCGAGGCACCGAAGATGAAGTGGGGCGCATCCAGATGTCCCTTGGTCTGCCGCCTTCCACCGTCACCGTGGACCCGGTGAGTCGACAGACCGATGTGGGACACGCCACGCAGGTCATCGCCTTCACACCGGACAACCTCGCGCATGTGATGTATCCGTTTGGCACACGACAAACCACCTGGGCGCGTGACATGCCCCGGTTGCTCACGTATCGCGCCGGTACACCAACGCCCGTCGTCATGGATACGATCGTCGCGGGCGATTTGCGAATCACGGGAGGTGCGATCACGTCGGCCATCGAAGGGCGTGAGCACGCGGCTTACCTCACGATTGACCATCGCGGCCATACCGACGACGTGTTGCTGGCGGTTGGGGTTGTCGACGTGGCGAGTGGCACGCTGCACCAGACCGTCACCGATGCCAGACAGCGTCAGCACATGACGTCGATCGACAGCCTGGTGATACCGGCCGGCACGCCCACCACGCTGAGCAACGGTGTGTTGCACGGCATGTTGCCGTCCCATGAACGCCTGCGACAGATCGGACAGACGGTGCCGTTGCAACTCACGTTCCGCCGCACCGGTGTGGTGACCATCCCTGCCCGCGTCACGCCGGCAGGCATGATCCCCGACGAACACGCGGCACATTCACACCAGCACTGA
- a CDS encoding cytochrome c oxidase assembly protein, which yields MTEWQWWCAARADVWTWTWQPYPGVWIIVGLALLGLTMLNRPGEPSTNAVMLPPPSVWSRVSMTLGLLLLWAALDWPVGALGAGYLASVHAVQFVVLAMMVPALLLGGIGPAGRYRLTQYRLAQHRLLAIGARVWQRMTSPAVAMALFAGVMIVSHLPPVADALVASATGSFVLDMSWLVSGLAFAWPLIMPRSEVPSETYLSPLMRIGYLFAGTIAHVFIGMWLLVADYPLYATYELAPPLGVLSPRMDQQVAGGVMLLLGTPLVVIAIGLQFRELGSEANPETL from the coding sequence ATGACCGAGTGGCAGTGGTGGTGCGCCGCGCGCGCCGACGTGTGGACCTGGACATGGCAGCCCTATCCGGGCGTGTGGATCATCGTGGGACTCGCCCTGCTGGGACTCACGATGCTCAATCGACCGGGGGAACCATCAACGAACGCCGTGATGTTGCCACCTCCGTCGGTGTGGTCACGGGTCAGCATGACGTTGGGGCTCCTGCTGCTCTGGGCGGCGCTCGACTGGCCGGTTGGTGCACTCGGCGCCGGTTACCTGGCTTCGGTGCACGCCGTGCAGTTCGTGGTGCTCGCCATGATGGTGCCGGCGTTGCTGCTGGGTGGCATCGGTCCAGCGGGGCGCTATCGACTGACGCAGTATCGATTGGCACAGCACCGATTGCTCGCAATCGGTGCCCGCGTATGGCAACGGATGACATCACCCGCGGTCGCGATGGCGCTGTTCGCCGGCGTGATGATCGTCAGTCACCTGCCGCCCGTAGCCGATGCACTCGTGGCATCGGCCACCGGATCGTTTGTGCTCGACATGTCATGGCTGGTGAGCGGACTGGCGTTCGCCTGGCCGCTCATCATGCCACGGTCGGAGGTGCCGTCGGAGACGTACCTGTCTCCACTGATGCGCATCGGCTATCTGTTTGCCGGCACCATTGCCCATGTGTTCATCGGCATGTGGCTGCTGGTGGCTGACTATCCGCTGTACGCCACGTACGAGTTGGCGCCGCCCCTTGGCGTGCTTTCGCCTCGTATGGACCAACAGGTCGCCGGAGGCGTGATGCTTCTCCTGGGCACGCCGCTGGTGGTGATTGCCATCGGGCTGCAATTCCGGGAGCTCGGATCAGAGGCGAATCCGGAGACGTTGTGA